A genomic region of Columba livia isolate bColLiv1 breed racing homer chromosome 12, bColLiv1.pat.W.v2, whole genome shotgun sequence contains the following coding sequences:
- the VSIG4 gene encoding V-set and immunoglobulin domain-containing protein 4 produces MGPGTLARAAALLSPLLLCSASLDLRGPSEIEGVWKGSVTLPCVYVPVQDFVQQTLTWTVVHDQSLGTVFRRDGSGDHILLSKYRDRVSVPKDTPGNVSLHILNLEMGDRGTYTCQVTWTASNNSLAVKEITMKVEVVRVAVTKPVIVAGERGLTVPAGARTSLSCVASGSPPISYRWFRSSPGGKARLLGHQAELVWDSAQPSDSGTYHCEAQGRAGAARQSDAVQLTVTDLPAAAVTPDSGVGHPGRNYTTQSVPSARLPLHLVILIAVGCGAVVFLLIFLIICIRKPKDAQVYEVKHHNSRAAASSVQECTGHYEEPICFTENNYVMEPIENKRSEEINAKQNEDDCVGKTQESEYEEGDNVGDPAVLYR; encoded by the exons ATGGGGCCGGGGACGCTGGCGAGAGCGGCCGCGCTGCTGAGCCCCCTGCTCCTGTGCAGCG CTTCTCTGGACCTGAGAGGCCCAAGTGAGATCGAAGGTGTTTGGAAGGGATCTGTCACCTTGCCGTGTGTCTATGTGCCTGTGCAAGACTTTGTGCAGCAAACACTCACGTGGACCGTGGTACATGACCAGAGCTTGGGCACCGTGTTTCGGAGGGATGGCTCTGGTGACCACATTCTCCTGTCCAAGTACAGGGACAGGGTCAGTGTCCCGAAGGACACCCCAGGGAACGTGTCCCTTCACATCCTGAACCTGGAGATGGGTGACAGGGGAACCTACACTTGCCAGGTCACCTGGACAGCCAGCAACAACAGCCTGGCAGTGAAAGAGATCACCATGAAAGTGGAGGTTGTTAGAG TTGCGGTGACCAAGCCCGTCATTGTGGCCGGCGAGCGGGGGCTGACGGTACCGGCGGGAGCCAGGACCAGCCTGAGCTGCGTGGCCAGCGGGTCCCCCCCCATCAGCTACCGCTGGTTCAGGAGCAGCCCGGGGGGCAAAGCGCGGCTGCTGGGCCACCAGGCAGAGCTGGTGTGGGACAGCGCGCAGCCCTCCGACAGCGGGACGTACCACTGCGAGgcacagggcagggctggggctgcgcgGCAGAGCGACGCCGTCCAGCTGACGGTCACAG atctgcctgcagcagcagtgacTCCTGACAGTGGTGTGGGACATCCAGGAAGGAATTACACAACTCAGA GTGTCCCGAGCGCGCGCCTGCCCCTGCACCTGGTCATCCTGATCGCCGTGGGTTGCGGTGCTgtggttttcctcctcatcttccttATCATCTGCATTCGGAAGCCCAAAGATG CTCAAGTCTACGAAGTAAAACA CCATAACTCGAGAGCAGCAGCTTCTTCAGTGCAGGAATGTACAGGTCATTATGAGGAACCCATCTGCTTCACTGAAAACAACTACGTGATGGAACCTATAGAAAACAAAAGGtctgaagaaataaatgcaaaacagaATGAAGATGACTGTGTTGGAAAGACCCAGGAATCTGAATATGAAGAAGGGGACAATGTTGGAGACCCAGCAGTGCTGTACAGGTAG